The Neobacillus sp. OS1-2 genome includes a window with the following:
- a CDS encoding phosphotransferase, producing MELPAKIVNLDGTLNEELILDKEPIYKGMNGRMVERFYLRANESYIFKPLTNDGQLGKEVWIHEHVLTHFPAIFPKILSYSISDAPERNWMILEDLGPLVHDFREDTALGVVKWVAWWHSLPLENVGDMPRAGLKPQFQELIMEIRRRKDEFLQLGPGIESDRIEYIYSLLDRVIFSEKRVLSHGDLHAGNFAVVKGRIMILDWEHTHINLPYWDLYHLLDMSHPLYSKKMTAPLREVILSAYLDQVEFEVDREAFFKEYYLLAAVFSIWMILLIQKDLQGNGGKWSAVQLHAQLEETVSSLRQCAEALWNGNVKS from the coding sequence ATGGAGCTGCCTGCTAAAATTGTTAACCTCGATGGCACATTAAATGAGGAGTTAATCCTGGATAAAGAGCCGATCTATAAGGGAATGAATGGGAGAATGGTGGAACGCTTCTATCTCCGAGCGAATGAAAGTTATATTTTTAAACCATTAACGAATGATGGTCAATTGGGCAAAGAAGTCTGGATCCATGAGCATGTTCTTACTCATTTCCCAGCCATTTTTCCAAAAATACTTTCGTATTCAATTAGCGATGCCCCTGAGCGTAATTGGATGATTCTTGAGGATCTTGGCCCATTGGTCCACGATTTTCGTGAGGATACTGCTTTAGGTGTGGTGAAATGGGTGGCCTGGTGGCATTCCCTGCCGCTTGAGAACGTTGGTGATATGCCGCGTGCAGGTTTGAAACCACAGTTTCAGGAGCTCATTATGGAAATTCGGAGGCGGAAGGATGAATTTCTTCAGCTGGGTCCAGGTATTGAAAGTGACCGTATAGAGTATATTTATTCATTGCTTGATAGAGTTATATTTTCAGAGAAACGAGTCCTGTCCCACGGCGACTTACATGCGGGTAATTTTGCCGTTGTGAAGGGTAGGATCATGATTTTGGACTGGGAGCATACCCATATCAATTTGCCTTACTGGGATTTGTACCATCTTCTTGATATGTCGCATCCGCTTTATTCCAAAAAAATGACGGCTCCCCTTCGTGAAGTGATTTTGTCTGCCTATTTGGATCAGGTTGAATTCGAGGTGGACCGCGAGGCGTTCTTTAAGGAGTATTACTTGCTTGCGGCGGTGTTCTCAATTTGGATGATCCTGCTGATTCAAAAAGATTTACAAGGGAACGGCGGCAAATGGTCTGCTGTTCAATTGCATGCGCAGCTGGAGGAGACGGTTTCAAGCCTACGCCAGTGTGCCGAGGCCTTGTGGAATGGGAATGTAAAAAGCTAA
- a CDS encoding FMN-binding glutamate synthase family protein, translating to MVVSIFVFLLIVFIIGPLCFFLWLRNLANKPQHSIIRAYPYLGWIRYVLEMMGPKLRQYWFDSDNGTGPFSRADYLGIIFSAKYRTDLISFGSKRDFEKQGYYIANGLFPLLNEELRVDNQEKVHAMKYKIEHEGMFTRSESFEEEQITRWQYHEEDAIVVGARRGNPWKLRGPFGASATSYGSVGENYILATGYGSRMAGGSWINTGEGGIAPEHLASGADVVAQIGPGLFGYRDVDGHFSMEEFIKHAQQPLIKAFELKFGQGAKIRGGHLEGSKVTAKVAQIRKVKAGQTINSPNRFSFLHNETEALQFIKKLQDAGGKPVGMKIVVGYGTNLDAFFSAMKRLHIYPDFITVDGGEGGTGATYKSMADSMGLPLYSALIAVVDKVHQFGIRDHVKIFASGKLISADKIAIALAIGADAVNSARGFMIAGGCIMAMQCHTGKCPAGVTTTDPKHQEALVPEEKKWRAMNYIINVRQGLFALAAACGIDTPRKFTREHIVFKTESGQVQRLSELFPLPKYSEGD from the coding sequence GTGGTAGTATCAATATTTGTCTTTTTGCTAATTGTTTTTATTATCGGCCCGCTTTGTTTCTTTTTGTGGCTTCGTAATTTAGCAAACAAGCCGCAGCATTCGATTATTCGGGCCTATCCTTATTTAGGCTGGATCCGCTATGTGTTGGAAATGATGGGGCCAAAACTTAGGCAGTATTGGTTTGACAGTGATAACGGAACAGGGCCCTTTTCTCGTGCCGACTATTTGGGCATTATTTTTTCGGCAAAATATCGGACGGATTTGATCAGTTTTGGCTCAAAGCGGGACTTTGAAAAGCAAGGGTACTATATCGCAAATGGTTTGTTTCCACTGTTGAATGAAGAATTGCGTGTCGATAACCAAGAAAAAGTGCATGCGATGAAATACAAAATTGAACATGAGGGCATGTTCACTCGCAGTGAGAGCTTTGAGGAAGAGCAAATTACCCGTTGGCAATATCATGAAGAGGATGCGATTGTCGTGGGTGCCAGGCGGGGGAATCCGTGGAAACTGCGCGGGCCATTTGGTGCTTCAGCTACATCCTATGGTTCTGTCGGTGAAAACTATATTCTTGCCACCGGCTATGGCAGCAGGATGGCTGGCGGGTCCTGGATTAATACAGGTGAAGGCGGCATTGCCCCGGAGCATTTAGCAAGCGGTGCCGATGTGGTTGCCCAAATTGGACCGGGTTTATTTGGCTATCGAGATGTAGATGGCCATTTTTCAATGGAGGAATTTATAAAGCATGCCCAGCAGCCGCTAATCAAAGCTTTTGAGCTCAAATTTGGTCAAGGGGCCAAAATCCGTGGCGGTCATTTGGAGGGTTCGAAGGTAACCGCAAAGGTGGCCCAAATTCGGAAGGTGAAGGCGGGTCAGACCATCAATTCGCCCAATCGGTTTTCGTTCTTACATAATGAAACGGAAGCACTGCAGTTTATCAAGAAGCTGCAGGATGCGGGCGGGAAACCAGTTGGGATGAAAATCGTTGTCGGGTATGGAACAAATTTGGATGCTTTCTTTTCTGCCATGAAACGGTTGCACATTTATCCTGACTTTATTACGGTAGATGGCGGAGAAGGTGGTACAGGGGCCACGTATAAATCGATGGCAGATAGCATGGGGCTTCCCCTTTACTCTGCTTTAATCGCAGTGGTGGATAAAGTCCATCAGTTTGGGATTCGCGATCATGTGAAGATCTTTGCTTCCGGGAAATTGATTTCTGCTGATAAAATTGCGATAGCACTGGCTATTGGGGCCGATGCGGTCAATTCGGCACGCGGCTTTATGATTGCCGGCGGCTGCATTATGGCGATGCAGTGCCATACCGGCAAGTGTCCAGCAGGAGTGACAACGACTGACCCGAAACATCAAGAGGCGCTGGTGCCTGAGGAGAAAAAATGGCGGGCAATGAACTATATTATCAATGTCCGGCAAGGCCTTTTTGCCCTGGCGGCCGCTTGCGGTATCGATACACCACGTAAATTCACCCGCGAGCATATTGTCTTTAAAACGGAATCGGGCCAAGTGCAGAGACTCTCCGAACTATTTCCGCTGCCTAAATATTCTGAAGGGGATTGA
- a CDS encoding LysR family transcriptional regulator, whose translation MELRQIHYFIEVAKREHVTEAAHALHVAQSAVSRQLVNLEAELGVNLFIREGRNVKLTPIGTMFLEQMQQAMKLIDNAKREVEEYLDPEKGTIRIGFPSSLAAYTLPTAISAFRERYPHVKFQLNQGSYTHLIDGVIKGEFNLALIGPVPKKEKKIKGKTLFTENIVALLPQSHPLATKRLLTLNELRDDSFVLFPKGFILHEIIVNACVQLGFEPQVSFEGEDIDAIKGLVSAGLGVTLIPEITLIDSLPRSTVKIPITEPNVSRTVGVIIPSERELLPTEKLFYEFLGEFFSILDRYQN comes from the coding sequence ATGGAGTTACGACAGATTCACTATTTTATTGAGGTTGCGAAAAGAGAGCATGTGACAGAGGCCGCCCATGCTCTCCATGTCGCTCAATCGGCGGTTAGCAGGCAGTTGGTTAATTTAGAAGCAGAGTTAGGGGTAAATTTGTTTATCCGTGAAGGGCGGAATGTTAAACTGACCCCAATTGGCACCATGTTTTTGGAACAGATGCAACAGGCAATGAAGCTAATTGACAATGCCAAGCGGGAGGTCGAAGAATATTTAGATCCAGAGAAGGGGACGATTCGAATTGGTTTTCCCAGCAGCCTAGCCGCTTACACCCTGCCAACGGCCATTTCCGCCTTTCGCGAGCGCTATCCGCATGTAAAATTCCAGCTTAATCAAGGTTCCTATACACATTTAATTGATGGAGTGATAAAAGGGGAATTTAATCTCGCTCTTATTGGGCCCGTGCCTAAAAAGGAGAAGAAAATTAAAGGGAAAACGTTGTTTACTGAAAATATTGTTGCCCTACTGCCGCAGTCCCATCCCCTTGCCACGAAGCGATTACTAACACTAAACGAATTACGGGACGATTCCTTTGTTCTTTTTCCAAAGGGTTTTATTTTGCATGAAATCATTGTCAATGCCTGTGTCCAGCTTGGCTTTGAACCGCAGGTGTCATTTGAAGGGGAGGATATTGATGCCATTAAAGGCTTGGTTTCAGCAGGTCTTGGTGTGACACTTATTCCGGAAATCACTCTAATTGACAGCCTCCCGCGGTCAACGGTCAAAATTCCGATTACGGAACCGAATGTTTCAAGAACAGTCGGTGTCATTATCCCAAGTGAACGGGAGCTGTTGCCAACGGAGAAGCTTTTTTATGAGTTCCTCGGAGAGTTCTTCAGTATCCTTGACCGTTATCAAAATTAG
- the gdhA gene encoding NADP-specific glutamate dehydrogenase, giving the protein MQTIEDVKQSGSKAAREYVNNVFETVKNRNAFESEFHQAAKEIFDSLVPVFAKHPKYMEQGILERVVEPERVITFRVPWVDDSGKVHVNRGFRVQFNSAIGPYKGGLRFHPSVNASIIKFLGFEQIFKNSLTGQPIGGGKGGSDFDPKEKSDNEIMRFCQSFMTELYRHIGPDADVPAGDIGVGAREIGFMFGQYKKIRGSFEAGVLTGKGLGYGGSLARTEATGYGTVYFVQEMLKDQGLSFCGSRVVVSGSGNVSIYAIEKATQFGAKVVACSDSNGYIYDENGINLDTVKQIKEVERKRISEYVNHHPHAQYFEGCSGIWSIPCDIALPCATQNEIDETAAKILVANGVKAIGEGANMPSTLEAIDVFLNSEVLFGPGKAANAGGVAVSALEMAQNSARLAWSFEEVDAKLHQIMINIYQNSTKAAEEYGFPGNLVVGANIAGFIKVADAMIAQGVI; this is encoded by the coding sequence ATGCAAACAATAGAGGATGTAAAACAATCAGGTTCGAAAGCAGCAAGAGAATACGTCAATAACGTGTTTGAAACAGTAAAAAACCGCAACGCATTTGAGAGTGAATTTCATCAGGCAGCGAAGGAAATTTTCGACTCCCTCGTGCCTGTTTTTGCGAAACACCCAAAATATATGGAGCAAGGGATTCTTGAGAGGGTCGTCGAACCAGAACGTGTCATTACCTTCCGCGTACCATGGGTCGATGATAGCGGAAAGGTCCATGTAAACCGCGGATTCCGCGTACAATTCAATAGTGCCATTGGTCCCTATAAAGGGGGATTGCGTTTCCATCCGTCTGTAAATGCCAGCATTATCAAGTTTTTGGGCTTTGAGCAAATTTTTAAAAACTCCTTAACCGGTCAGCCAATTGGCGGCGGAAAAGGCGGTTCTGATTTCGATCCTAAGGAGAAATCTGACAATGAAATCATGCGCTTTTGCCAAAGCTTCATGACTGAGCTTTACCGCCATATCGGGCCAGATGCGGATGTACCGGCAGGGGACATTGGCGTTGGCGCACGAGAAATCGGCTTTATGTTCGGCCAATATAAAAAGATCCGCGGCAGCTTCGAGGCTGGAGTTTTAACGGGTAAAGGCTTAGGGTATGGCGGCAGCCTGGCACGTACAGAAGCAACCGGCTATGGCACCGTTTATTTTGTCCAAGAAATGTTAAAAGATCAAGGTCTGAGTTTTTGCGGTAGTAGGGTCGTTGTTTCCGGCTCAGGCAATGTCTCTATTTATGCCATCGAAAAGGCAACCCAGTTTGGTGCCAAAGTCGTGGCCTGCAGTGATTCCAACGGTTATATCTACGATGAAAATGGGATCAATTTAGATACTGTCAAACAAATTAAAGAGGTTGAGCGAAAACGAATCAGCGAATACGTGAATCACCACCCACATGCCCAATATTTCGAAGGGTGTTCAGGGATTTGGTCTATTCCGTGTGACATTGCTCTACCATGTGCAACCCAGAATGAAATTGATGAAACAGCAGCTAAAATCCTGGTAGCAAACGGGGTGAAAGCAATTGGCGAGGGCGCTAACATGCCGTCCACACTCGAAGCGATTGACGTATTCCTAAACAGTGAAGTGCTGTTTGGACCTGGAAAAGCAGCAAATGCCGGCGGCGTAGCCGTGTCAGCCTTAGAAATGGCGCAAAACAGTGCCCGATTGGCGTGGTCGTTTGAGGAAGTCGATGCCAAGCTCCATCAAATCATGATTAATATTTACCAAAACAGTACAAAGGCCGCTGAAGAATACGGCTTCCCTGGTAACTTAGTCGTCGGTGCCAACATCGCTGGATTCATAAAAGTGGCTGACGCGATGATTGCACAGGGTGTTATTTAA
- a CDS encoding DUF4023 domain-containing protein, with the protein MDNKDTHEFVEKLHENQEKDKKNREHQGDNHPGKKLPNHKH; encoded by the coding sequence ATGGATAACAAAGACACCCATGAATTTGTTGAGAAGCTACATGAAAACCAGGAAAAGGACAAGAAAAATCGGGAACACCAAGGAGACAATCATCCTGGTAAAAAGTTGCCGAATCATAAACATTAA
- a CDS encoding ParM/StbA family protein, which translates to MTKSRVAAVDVGNDSIKAIFGELEYELNIPNIVARDTEDRPVIGIEELDDKNPLDGIHVRVHSPALKENNMIYRVGNLATKSNNATELDPGSSKSEEDQTLIMLFTTLALDAVRQESFPRAKNVIDATYTLGTGLPLREVKEGKDAGYRSKLVGSVHQVEFLVTPKYQGLKVNIKFNEVKVYPEGFAAYINLVMDNNLKIINKDLIDKRILIQDIGGLSTDIAVIKNRNVDDDKAQGFNLGVSESLEAIREEIRTKHGIELDSRRDVVEIITRKNDRNHIMVKGSRTSVHDITDRILLELAKKQYRLLRNVWQKNSQTEICYFVGGGAHVLKDYLKTLNNNLDGYNIEFFEDDKESIWMMANAYYKLITDYARKVEKQKAVPVKN; encoded by the coding sequence ATGACTAAATCGAGAGTTGCCGCTGTTGATGTAGGAAATGATTCTATTAAAGCCATTTTCGGAGAATTAGAATATGAATTAAATATTCCAAACATTGTTGCACGGGACACAGAGGACCGCCCTGTTATTGGGATTGAGGAACTGGATGACAAGAATCCTTTAGACGGAATTCATGTGAGAGTCCACTCCCCTGCTTTGAAAGAAAATAATATGATTTATCGTGTCGGCAATTTAGCAACGAAAAGCAATAATGCCACCGAATTAGATCCCGGCAGCAGCAAATCTGAAGAAGACCAAACATTAATTATGCTTTTTACAACATTAGCCCTGGATGCCGTCCGACAAGAGAGTTTCCCACGGGCAAAGAATGTGATTGATGCTACCTACACATTGGGTACAGGCCTCCCTCTTCGAGAAGTGAAGGAAGGGAAGGATGCCGGGTACAGATCCAAATTAGTCGGATCCGTTCATCAGGTTGAATTCCTAGTAACGCCTAAATACCAGGGATTAAAGGTAAATATCAAATTTAATGAAGTAAAGGTGTATCCGGAAGGCTTTGCCGCCTACATTAACCTTGTAATGGACAACAATCTGAAAATCATCAATAAGGATTTAATCGATAAGCGTATATTAATTCAAGATATCGGCGGACTATCAACGGATATCGCGGTCATTAAAAATCGCAATGTTGATGATGATAAAGCACAAGGGTTTAACCTCGGGGTTTCTGAATCGCTAGAGGCCATTCGTGAAGAAATTAGAACAAAGCACGGTATTGAGTTGGATAGCCGCCGTGATGTCGTTGAAATTATTACACGAAAAAATGACCGCAACCATATAATGGTGAAGGGAAGCCGGACAAGCGTGCACGATATTACCGACCGGATTCTGCTCGAATTAGCGAAAAAGCAATATAGGTTGTTGCGAAATGTATGGCAGAAGAATTCGCAAACAGAAATCTGCTACTTTGTCGGCGGCGGAGCGCACGTCTTGAAGGATTATCTGAAAACATTAAATAACAACTTAGATGGCTATAATATCGAATTTTTTGAGGATGATAAGGAAAGTATTTGGATGATGGCCAATGCATATTATAAATTGATCACAGATTATGCCAGAAAAGTGGAGAAACAAAAAGCTGTTCCGGTAAAGAATTAA
- a CDS encoding L,D-transpeptidase family protein — translation MKKVTAVIIVFMSFFFFSSQTDASGSQLIIINKKTNTLAFYDGGTLVKTFRVATGRQASFTPEGTFKIVNKIKNRPYYTKNIPGGDPRNPLGDRWMGLEARGTYGTTYGIHGNSNEGSIGGYVSAGCVRMHNQEIHWLFDQVQVYTKVVITRSDKSFDAIAQASGYIVTVPASAGSTNGIITVQNGWVQNGNKKYYYENGAVKKGWQTISGKKYFFDGSGVMKTGWLSIEGKKYYLNNKGVMTTGWVTAGGKKYYFDAGGAMNTGWFEEGGNKYFFNSDGAMNTGWLEDGENKYFFDANGVMKSGWLDEGGNKYYLDSAGVLKTGWLDDGGKRYFFDETGAMNIGWLEVTGQRYYFDTTGAMKTNWVEDSGKWYYFDQTGVMNTGWINDQGKWFYLNASGFMDPPLAAVHFPNDNKPDWVDDSFEKYFQNNSGALVTSWIKYENNWYYLYINKEMAKSSLIGSH, via the coding sequence ATGAAAAAAGTAACCGCTGTTATTATCGTATTCATGAGTTTCTTTTTCTTTTCAAGCCAGACCGATGCAAGCGGCAGCCAATTGATTATTATTAACAAAAAAACGAATACCCTAGCTTTTTATGATGGAGGGACCTTGGTTAAAACATTTAGAGTAGCGACCGGAAGGCAAGCCTCATTTACCCCGGAAGGGACATTTAAAATTGTGAATAAGATAAAGAATCGGCCTTATTATACGAAGAATATTCCCGGCGGAGACCCCCGTAATCCCCTTGGCGACCGCTGGATGGGACTTGAGGCAAGAGGGACTTATGGTACTACGTACGGGATTCATGGCAATAGTAATGAAGGTTCGATTGGCGGATATGTTAGTGCTGGTTGTGTGAGAATGCATAATCAAGAAATACATTGGCTTTTCGATCAGGTACAGGTTTACACAAAGGTCGTCATTACCCGCTCTGACAAAAGCTTTGATGCGATCGCCCAGGCTAGTGGATATATAGTTACAGTACCTGCAAGTGCCGGAAGTACAAACGGTATCATAACTGTGCAAAACGGCTGGGTCCAAAATGGCAACAAAAAGTACTATTACGAGAATGGAGCCGTGAAGAAAGGCTGGCAAACTATAAGTGGAAAAAAATATTTCTTTGATGGGTCCGGTGTAATGAAGACAGGTTGGCTGTCCATTGAGGGGAAAAAGTATTACCTTAATAACAAAGGTGTGATGACAACGGGATGGGTAACAGCAGGTGGGAAAAAGTATTATTTTGATGCCGGGGGTGCCATGAACACAGGCTGGTTCGAAGAGGGTGGAAACAAATATTTTTTCAATTCTGATGGGGCGATGAACACAGGCTGGTTGGAGGATGGAGAGAACAAGTATTTCTTTGATGCTAATGGAGTGATGAAAAGTGGTTGGCTGGACGAGGGTGGAAACAAGTATTATCTGGATTCAGCTGGCGTTTTGAAAACAGGTTGGCTCGATGATGGTGGAAAGCGGTACTTCTTTGATGAGACTGGAGCCATGAATATTGGCTGGTTAGAGGTTACGGGCCAGAGGTATTATTTCGATACCACGGGGGCAATGAAAACCAATTGGGTTGAAGACAGCGGCAAGTGGTATTATTTTGACCAGACAGGGGTGATGAACACAGGCTGGATTAACGATCAGGGTAAATGGTTCTATCTAAATGCGAGTGGTTTCATGGATCCCCCTTTGGCAGCCGTACATTTTCCGAATGATAACAAACCAGATTGGGTAGATGATTCTTTTGAAAAATACTTCCAAAACAACTCGGGTGCCCTTGTTACAAGCTGGATTAAATACGAAAATAATTGGTACTATCTTTATATAAATAAAGAAATGGCTAAGAGTTCATTGATAGGAAGTCATTAA
- the rluF gene encoding 23S rRNA pseudouridine(2604) synthase RluF, translating into MVMIRINKFISESGKSSRRGADKLITEGRVTINGKVAQIGSQVEPGDMVRIDGSLVNVSNNYVYIALNKPVGITSTTERHVKGNIVDFINHPLRIFHIGRLDKDSDGLILLTNDGDIVNEILRAENKHEKEYIVTVDKPITTDFLKQMAAGVEILNTKTLPCKVTQLSKNIFQIILTQGLNRQIRRMCSALGYEVVRLQRTRIMNIHLGNLPIGQWRDLSKKEKQQLFTELHYQPKEW; encoded by the coding sequence GTGGTTATGATACGAATTAATAAGTTTATTAGCGAGTCTGGGAAGTCTTCAAGACGGGGAGCGGATAAATTAATTACTGAAGGAAGAGTCACGATTAATGGGAAAGTGGCGCAAATTGGCAGTCAGGTGGAGCCTGGGGATATGGTCCGCATTGATGGTAGCCTCGTCAACGTCTCTAACAATTATGTTTACATTGCTTTAAATAAACCCGTAGGTATTACGAGCACAACGGAACGGCATGTAAAAGGTAATATTGTTGATTTCATTAACCATCCATTGCGAATTTTCCATATTGGACGCTTGGATAAGGACTCAGATGGCCTCATTCTGTTGACGAATGACGGGGATATTGTTAATGAAATTCTCCGGGCGGAAAACAAGCATGAAAAGGAATATATTGTTACAGTGGACAAGCCGATTACGACTGATTTTCTAAAACAAATGGCGGCAGGAGTGGAAATATTAAATACGAAAACACTCCCCTGCAAAGTAACACAGCTGTCGAAAAATATTTTCCAAATCATCTTAACCCAGGGGTTGAACCGGCAAATCCGCCGAATGTGTTCTGCACTAGGGTATGAGGTAGTCCGGCTGCAGCGAACTCGGATTATGAATATCCATTTAGGCAACCTACCTATAGGACAATGGCGGGACTTATCAAAGAAAGAAAAACAGCAGCTATTTACAGAATTACACTACCAACCAAAAGAATGGTAA
- a CDS encoding sensor histidine kinase gives MLELLVTMVERLGILVTIAFVLTRLQFFRGMIYQDELNGRQQLIAIIFFGFFGIIGTYSGLTLSTDSLQFNRWTSTLHSDEAIANSRVIGVVLAGLLGGYRVGLGAGLIAGIHRFTLGGFTAISCGLATILTGLLSGLFHRKGKHVKLRSAFLIGALAESIQMLLILLISKPFEKAWGLVEIIGMPMISANGLGCALFLLIIKSVINEEEKAGALQAQKTLRIADKTLAYLRNGLNTASAKVVCHILHNELNTSAVAMTNLSEILAHVGLGYEHHRSESPIQTQITRDAIRKGEMIVAAQQSIHCRVKDCPLDAVVIAPLKLRGNTIGTLKFYFRSEKEINPVIMELISGLCSLLSNQLEIAEADKAYQLAKEAEIKALQAQISPHFLFNSLNTILSLVRIDPEKARKLLVSLSHFLRQNLSVTTQRMTTLEQELQQVKAYLAIEEVRFVHKLKVIYEVEESILSQNIPPLTLQPIVENAIKHGIKDMESNCLVKISIHKENQATIVTVEDNGSGMSKERVGQICQTPIDSISGSGLALYNVNRRLAFMFGEGAALMIKSELNQGTRISFSIPYMEVEQSGTTNQNAYC, from the coding sequence ATGTTGGAATTGTTGGTAACGATGGTGGAGCGGTTGGGGATCCTCGTGACGATTGCGTTTGTGTTAACAAGGCTTCAATTCTTCCGGGGTATGATTTATCAGGACGAACTAAATGGCAGGCAGCAGTTGATTGCGATTATTTTCTTTGGCTTCTTTGGGATTATTGGTACCTATTCAGGACTGACTCTTAGTACCGACAGTCTTCAGTTTAACCGCTGGACCTCTACACTTCATTCCGATGAGGCCATTGCCAACTCCCGTGTCATTGGTGTCGTATTAGCCGGCCTCCTTGGCGGCTATAGGGTTGGGCTTGGCGCAGGTTTAATTGCCGGCATCCACCGCTTCACACTTGGAGGATTCACAGCCATTTCCTGCGGACTGGCAACCATCCTTACGGGCTTGCTATCAGGCCTGTTCCATCGAAAGGGCAAGCATGTCAAGCTTCGCTCTGCCTTTCTGATTGGTGCGCTTGCTGAATCCATTCAAATGCTCTTGATTCTATTAATCTCAAAGCCATTTGAAAAGGCATGGGGTTTAGTTGAAATCATTGGTATGCCGATGATTTCCGCAAACGGCCTTGGCTGTGCCCTATTCCTGTTAATTATTAAGAGCGTGATTAATGAGGAGGAAAAAGCCGGTGCCCTGCAAGCCCAAAAAACCTTAAGAATTGCCGACAAAACCCTTGCCTATCTCAGAAATGGACTTAATACCGCATCAGCAAAGGTAGTTTGCCATATTCTCCACAATGAGCTCAACACCAGTGCTGTGGCGATGACAAATTTATCGGAAATATTGGCTCATGTTGGGCTCGGATACGAGCATCACCGTTCAGAAAGTCCCATCCAGACACAAATAACCAGGGATGCAATCAGAAAAGGGGAAATGATTGTCGCTGCACAGCAATCGATTCATTGCCGTGTAAAGGACTGCCCACTCGATGCCGTCGTTATTGCCCCGTTGAAACTACGCGGGAATACGATTGGGACGTTGAAATTCTATTTCCGTTCCGAAAAGGAAATAAACCCGGTTATTATGGAACTCATTTCAGGCTTATGCTCACTGTTAAGCAACCAGCTTGAAATTGCCGAGGCGGACAAGGCCTATCAACTTGCAAAGGAAGCAGAAATAAAGGCACTCCAAGCACAAATTAGCCCGCACTTTCTCTTTAATTCACTTAATACCATCCTTTCGCTTGTCCGAATCGATCCCGAGAAGGCCAGGAAACTACTTGTCTCCCTGTCACACTTTTTACGACAGAATCTATCCGTCACCACCCAGAGGATGACGACACTTGAACAGGAATTACAGCAGGTAAAAGCCTATTTGGCCATTGAGGAAGTTCGCTTTGTTCATAAATTAAAAGTGATTTATGAGGTGGAGGAAAGTATCCTTTCACAGAACATTCCCCCACTCACCTTGCAGCCCATTGTTGAAAATGCCATTAAACATGGGATCAAGGATATGGAGAGCAACTGCCTTGTTAAAATAAGCATTCATAAAGAAAATCAAGCAACCATTGTAACTGTTGAAGATAACGGAAGTGGGATGAGTAAAGAAAGAGTAGGCCAAATCTGCCAAACTCCGATAGATTCTATCTCTGGAAGCGGGCTGGCACTTTACAACGTGAACCGAAGGCTAGCCTTTATGTTCGGTGAGGGTGCCGCACTGATGATAAAAAGTGAACTCAATCAGGGGACACGAATTTCCTTTTCAATTCCATATATGGAGGTGGAACAAAGTGGTACAACCAATCAAAACGCTTATTGTTGA
- a CDS encoding LytTR family DNA-binding domain-containing protein, which translates to MVQPIKTLIVDDELYSRDELKHLLSAFPSIQIVGEAESGEDAIMKALQLQPDVVFLDVEMPRMNGMNTAKAFQELKHAPLVVFATAYPQFAVEAFRYDVVDYLLKPYDQDQLHETINRILKHLSASKESEPEKQTGKLAVEAAGEILYLDPIEILYIVRDDKWTRLITKHSEYDTKMPLKDLENRLQGFGFFRIHKSFLVNLEYVTRLTPWFNGAYQLHIEGRQEMLSVSRNYVKALRVRLEI; encoded by the coding sequence GTGGTACAACCAATCAAAACGCTTATTGTTGATGATGAACTATATAGCAGGGATGAACTAAAGCATTTATTATCGGCATTTCCATCCATTCAGATCGTTGGCGAAGCTGAATCCGGGGAAGACGCCATTATGAAGGCCCTCCAATTGCAACCAGATGTGGTCTTCCTGGACGTGGAAATGCCAAGGATGAACGGGATGAACACTGCAAAAGCTTTTCAGGAACTCAAACATGCTCCATTAGTCGTCTTTGCCACAGCCTATCCGCAATTTGCTGTCGAGGCATTTCGCTATGATGTCGTTGACTACTTACTAAAGCCCTATGACCAAGATCAATTACACGAAACCATCAATCGGATTCTAAAACATCTCAGCGCTTCTAAGGAATCCGAGCCGGAAAAACAGACTGGAAAGCTTGCGGTTGAAGCGGCTGGGGAAATCCTTTACCTCGACCCAATAGAGATTCTTTATATTGTTCGGGATGATAAATGGACAAGGCTGATAACAAAACACAGCGAATATGATACAAAGATGCCGCTCAAGGATTTGGAAAACCGGCTCCAAGGCTTTGGTTTTTTTCGCATCCATAAAAGCTTTCTTGTTAACCTGGAATATGTGACCAGACTGACCCCGTGGTTCAATGGCGCCTATCAGCTGCATATTGAGGGAAGGCAGGAAATGTTGTCGGTCAGCAGAAATTATGTAAAGGCATTAAGAGTGAGGTTGGAAATATAA